The Sporosarcina sp. Te-1 DNA window GCCTCAATTTCCCTTCCGTCCAAACGATGGAGCCGAAACTTCGCTATCAGGCAATCAAAACCGGTGATATTAACCTGATGGATGCCTATTCGACGGACAGTGAACTGCAGCAATATAAAATGACCGTGCTGGAAGACGATAAAGAGTTATTCCCGCCATATCAAGGCGCTCCCCTCCTGCGGAAGGAAACTCTTGATAAGTATCCGGAACTGCAAGCCGTGCTCAACCGACTCGCCGGAAAAGTGACCGATGATGAAATGAGGAGCATGAACTATCGAGTGAATGCTGAAGGGGAAAGACCGGAAGATGTCGCACGCGATTTTCTAGAGAATGCCGGATTATTAAAATGAATGCGGCCGAGAACATGAATCGAGCAATGGTTCATAGTTCTCGGCCTTTCGTTACACGTAGAGCGGTCAAGCCTAGGACGGAAGTTCAATCGGCACAACAAGAAGCCCCAGTTCCTCCACTTTGTATTTTTCAATCGCCTCTTGGAGGGAAGTCACGTACGTCACGATGAAGGTACCGGACAAAACTGTACCATGGTCATCCCACAATTCAATATGGCTGTCTTGAATCACATGGGAGTCCGTTTTATCTTCGTACACATAGACAGCCGTAGGGGTGAAGTGGAGGATAACCGGATATGTATCGTCGGAATCCTCCACCATGTCGGTTTGTTGGCTGCTATATGGGTTTTTACTTTTATTGAAGAACACGGCATTCACTCCTTCTGATAGGGTACTCCTCAATACGGTTGAATTGAACATTGGATTCATCAAACCGAAAAAAAGAAAAAGGCGGGTCTATATGGACCCACCATTGTAGAGACGTAATTTGACATATCGTCAGATGAACTTCACCTTATCTTCGATAGGAAGCCGGGTAGTTTGATAGGATGGGGCGTTTTCCTTGCCAAATGCAATGAGAACGATCGGGAAATACCGGTCGGCTAGTTGGAAGCGCTCTGAGAATTTCGCTTTGTCGAAGCCGCCCATTGTTCCTGTGCCATACCCGCGGTCTTGGGCGATCAGCATGAGCTGCATCGCAGCTAGTCCTGCATCGAATGTTGCCATGTTCTTGCGGGCTTCTTCCGGCGCGTTGGGATATGTCCTGTTAGCATTTCCGATGAGCACTTCCTTAGTGGCATCATCAATAAAGCCCGCTTTATACATACTGTCATAGACTGGCTCGATATTTTTATAAAACTCTTTGTCGCCTAATACCGCAATCACAGCGGAAGCAGTTTCGATCTGTTCCTGATTATAAGCGATTGTCCGCAAGTCCTTTCTTTCTTCTGGATCGAGAAAGACAAGAAATTCCCAAGGCTGCAAATTGCTTGTGGACGGCGCTTTCGTTGCTTCTTCCAGTATCTGAAGAATCTCTTCTTTTTCTATTTTGCTGCTCGGATCGTATTTACGAACGGAACGGCGTTCCCGAATCAATTTGGATAGATTTTCTGACATGTTGAATTCCTCCTGTTTCGAACTAATCTTTAGTAAGTACGTTTACAGCATACTTTTAGTAAGTTCAAAGCGTCAAGCGTTTTGCAATATGGTATGATGATAGAAAGTAGAAAAAAGAGGTTGATTGCATGGAAAGGAAACATAACGAAATAGACATCTGCACGGAATCAACTTGCCAGATATATCGGAGTGCCATCGAATTCATTGGAAAACGGTGGACGGGGGTCATTATCTTCAATTTGTTCGACGGTCCAAAACGGTATCATGAACTTCTCAATGCGATTGATGGAATTTCAGACAGATTGCTGACAGAGCGCCTGAAAGATTTAGAGGAAGAAGGGTTGCTTGTAAAACGCATCATTGCCGAAGCGCCGAAAAAAGTCGAGTACGAACTGACACCGCCTGGTCATGAATTCAGAGAAGTGTTCAAAGCGATTTTAGGGTGGGCCGAGAAGAAGGATGCGTATGTGAAGAGTAAGGGATAAAACAGTAATTGAATTGATTAGTTGGCAAACACAGGATACAGGGAACCAATCCTGTTTTTCTTCATGCCAATCATCAGTAAAATCTGAATGTTGGTTATCTCACGCTGTTACATGAATTGTTTTTATAACGAAAATAAGCCCGATTTCTCAGCATTCCTGAGAAAACGGACTTTTTGCCTTTTAAAATTGTATGTACTGCTCTTTATTTATCCATATTATTAAATCGGAAAATAAGTTTGTAACCATCAAACGTTTCATCACGTTCCTCAACGTAATTCCCCTTCGTATAATTAGAAATCGTTTTCCTCCAAAACTTTTGTCCCACAATGTTTTTCTCTGAAGGATTCGTAAACAACTCCCAATTGCCCTTAAATCGTTCAAACACTTGATTCGCTGCATATTCAGCGATGTTATTGCCTCTTAATGGTTGGAGTAAAAAGAATTCATTTATAAAATAATCAATTCCTTTATTGCAATGTGGCGGGGTCGCTAACAGGATAAAACCTGCTGGTGTTCCATCTGCAACAATTAAAAAAGGGAATAATATATCTGGCTTTTCCCACCAAATATTTTGTACCTCATATTGATCTTGTAATGTTCGGTAATCATCACTATCTTCGTATATGCCATGTTGATTTGGCAGATTCCCATGATGTCCGGAGAGGTCATATAGATATAAAGGATATAAATTTTTAATAATGTACGCCTCATCTTTATCAGTTAGCTTTACCTCGATTTTCATTCGGGACTCCTCTCATTCACTTTTATTAATATTTACTCTATCTTCCAAATGGATACGCTAAAAAGCTTTCATTTGAACTTGTTTTTTATTTCTACGTAATCACATCGGATTGAATAGCCAATTCTACGTCATTGTCACACATCTCATTAACTTCCAATAATCCATGCTTGTATACAAATTGTAATAAAAGCAGACGGCTAAATATATATAACAAACGACTATAAAAATTTCTTTACACAAAACAGCCACACCAGAATCAAATCCAGTGTGGCAGATAAATCTATTTTTTTGAGTAAACGATTTTTTTAATACTATCATGAGAAAGAAAGAATCGATCCGATAATTGTTCTATCGTGCTCCCATCGGAAAATTGCTGTTGGATTTCATGGTTTCGAATCTTGAAGTAATTTTTACTCCCCGAATTTGCACCCCATCCCTTTCGTGAACCGTTAGAGACAGGAACATAAATGATTTCCCCATTTATATATTTCTGTACTTCCTTCAGCAATTCTTCTGGCAAGATGCTTTCTGCATTTACATATTTCACGTTAGCTTCGCTCCTTAAAATATAGTAATTTTTAAGGCAGCAAAGTCTTTACTATAAACAAAGATTACTATAAAGGCGGTACCCTAATTAACGCTCTATACAAACAACCGCCGTTGTTTATAGTGCAAACTTTGCATAGAGCGAATCGTTAACTTTCTCCTAATGCTTATCATATTCTATCCCCTTCCCTTTTACCTAATTTCGCTATGGCAGAGTTGATCTCCTGCTGTTCTGCCAAACTCATTCTGCTTTAAGGTGCAAAACCTTTATTAGAACCAAAATAATTCAGGAAAAAGAATATGTGTTTGAAAAGGAAAAAAACGAGGTACCAATAATAAAAGTGGAACGAAAAGATGGAGAACCGACAGCTGCTTTTAAAGGAGCCTCCATCGCGGCGTTGCTAATCGGTGTATCCTCTTATCTAATCGGCTTATTCAATGCAGGGATGGAATTGAATGAAAAAGGTTATTACTTTGCTGTCCTAATTTTCGGTCTCTACGCTTCCGTTTCCTTTCAAAAAGCGGTCAGGGATAAAGAAGAAGGCGTCCCGGTGACAAATATATATTATGGCATTAGCTGGTTTGCACTGATTGTTTCGATTGCCTTAATGGCCATAGGTCTGTATAACGCAGGCAGCATCGTCTTAAGCGAAAAAGGGTTTTATGCCATGGCGTTTGTGTTAAGTATCTTTGCGGCGATAACCGTACAGAAAAATGTCAGAGATACACAGAAAGCTAGAGAAGCGAACTAATTTCCGATTCAAGTTATCATGTAATCATTGTACTTTCTCAACGAATTTTTAAAACTTTTAAAGTTTTCGCTTGCATTTACTTCGGAAAAGAGGTAAAGTCGTAGTAATTTAACATTCACTTATTTCGTAAGTTTTTGAAGTAAGGATAGAGGCGCAAAGACCATCAGTACACAATTCGAGGATAATGAGATCCGACGAAGATTGTGGAAAGGGGAATTTGCCGAAGTGGAGAGAAGCTCATTATCTCGAAGCTGGTTCTGGGTTGAACAAACACAGAATTGTCATATAGGAAACTATATGGAGGGCTATCTTATGCAAAGAAATAATTTATTATTTCAACGCAGCAACGAGCCCTCGTTGTTGCTTTTTTGCGTTCAATTAACTTGGATTGGCAATTCATGCAGATCCAAGTTAAGCCTTTGGCGGATGTCTCAGATTTTTGATGGATGCTTTCCAGCAGCTCAACGAAGTCGGGACACCATCACTCCGAGGCGTGATTGATCACTTGCCCTTCTCCCTCTATTTTTTAAAAAATAAATGATAGGATGTGGAGAACAATGAATTTCGGACGAATTGTAACAGCTATGGTGACTCCTTTTGATGAACAAGGTGAAATTGATTTTCCGGCAACCCAAAATCTCATTAATTATTTGATTTCCAACGGTACAGATGCATTGGTGGTTTCTGGCACAACAGGAGAATCCCCGACTTTGACGAACAAGGAAAAAGCCAAGTTATTCAAGTTTACCGTAAGCGTTGTAAATGGCAGAGTGCCTGTTATTGCAGGAACAGGCACCAATAACACGAAAGAGTCCATGGAATTGACTATGCTTGCGGAAAATGCGGGCGTCGACGGCGTTATGCTTGTGACTCCGTACTATAACAAGCCTTGCCAAGAAGGGCTATACCAGCACTTTAAGGCCATCGCAGAGGTCACGACTCTGCCGGTTATGTTGTACAATATTCCGGGACGCAGTGTCGTCAATATGTCGGTTGAAACCGTTATCCGCCTCTCCAAGATTCGCAATATCGTGGCGATCAAAGAGGCGAGCGGTAATTTGGACACCATGGCAGAAATCATTGATCGCACGCCAAAGAGCTTTGCATTATATAGCGGTGATGACGGACTGACACTTCCTGTCTTGGCTATCGGCGGGGCTGGCGTCGTTTCAGTCGCATCCCATATTGTCGGCAATGACATGCAAACGATGATTGCCCACTTCCAAAGAGGAGACATGCAACATGCAGCACGGGAACACCGCCGACTGCTGCCCATCATACGAGCGCTTTTTGCCGCGCCAAATCCATCTGCTGTCAAAGCCGCATTAAACCTAAAAGGCATTCCTGTCGGCGGCGTCCGGTTGCCGATGATTCCGTTGAACAGCGAGCAGTTGCGCAGCTTATACCAATCGTTGACGCTCTATGAGGAATTGGCTTTCTCAAGGAATTAATCGAATTGGACGTTCATCTTTGCTATCGGCTGAATGCCCGGTTCCGTTATAGGGAACCGGGCATTTTCCATTGCATTTCGAAGATAAGGTCAGTTCGCTGGCGAAGTGATTTTCACAAGCACTTCTTCGTTTTTAAAATGCAAGTTTTCATTATCTGCCAACGTATATATATTGCTGCTCTTCCTATTACCGGTCCACGCATCGAATGCCAAACGCCGCTCCTCATCATTATAATGCGGACACAGACTCCCCTTTACGATCCCAAGCCCCTGGAATTCTTCATATTCTTCTTCCTTTTCACTGAAACAAGTCTCAAACCAGCACATGGCCCCAGCACTTATGCCAGCGAGAATGACACCATTCTGATATGCATTTATCAACACATCATCAAAACCGGTTCGGCGCCAAATATCAAGCATATATTGTGTGTTGCCGCCACCCACATACACAATATCCAACTCATTCACTGTTGCTTGAATAGTCGGTGAGTCGAGGTCTTTACTTGTTAAGTGGCTTGGCAGCTCTGCTTTAAAAGCTTTATAGAACTTATCTATATATTCTTGAGCATCGTTGCTTGCTGTTGCAATAAATGCAATTTTGACGGGACCTTGTTTCTGGCCGATTTTTATTAAGTATTCATCGATAAAAGGCGTATCCCCTGAAAATCCACCACCCGAAATCGTTAGTATATGTCTTTCCATTTATACACTTCTCCTGCCATTCTTCATATGATAAATTGATATTGGATTTTACTCGATCTTCAATAGGATCTTCCCTTCATAATTACGACTTTCCATGAAATGATGTGCATGAGTCGCTTCTGGCAATGAAAAAATAGCAGCAATAGGAAGAGCAACCTGGTTTGACGCAAATAACTCAATTACTTTGCCTGCAACAGACGCCAACTGGGCGGGAATATGCTTTCTCGTTGTGCCTAAACTAAACCCTTTGATACTTCTGCAACTACTATGTACATCATTGGTAGTAAAGGCACCAGGCACCCCACTGCTATTGCCAAATTGTACAAGTGTGCCATACAATGCTAGGCATTCTAAACTCTTTGCTGTGACATCCCCAGCCACAGAATCAAAGATAAGATTCGCCCCTTGATGATTCGTATGGCGCAAGACTTCCTCCACAAATAAATCATAGGTGCACACGACATCTGCTCCTAAGCCCTTTACATACATCGCTTTATCTAACTTTCCTACCGTGCAAATGATTTTTTGCGTTCCATATAATTTCGCTAATTGTACAAGCATGGAGCCGACGCCACCAGCGGCACTATGGATAACAATTGTATCTGTTTTTTCAACTTGACCGATTTCATGTAAGAGAATATATGCTAGGAACGATACAGTCGGCATAGCGGCAGCCTGTTCAAATGATAGACTTACCGGAATTTTAAATACTAAGTTTTCATCTGCAATTACATATTCTGCATACGATCCGTATTTAGGGAATGCAATAACACGGTCCCCTTTTGTAAATATTGAATTCGGGTGTGCTTCTTCTATGGTTCCTGCCGCATCTAGTCCTAATACAAAAGGAAATTGACCGTTCCCTTTATTACCTCTACGAGATTTTATATCTGCATAATTTACGCTTGTATATGCAACTTTTAGTAAACATTCCCCTTTAGCGATTTTCGGGCGTTCCATATTTTGAAACAACAGAACGTCCGGACCGCCAAATTCTTTTTGAATAATCGCTTTCATGTGCATCCCCTCCCCCTTCTCAATGTATCATGTGAAACAACTTTCATAAATCTTCAAAATCTTATGCCGCTAGATAAGTTTTTTGAATCATTCTCTTTAGCCAACAAAATGCAATAAAAAAAGAAGAGCCTAAGCTCCTCTTCTTACTCATATTTTCTTCAATTAAAATCCAAACAGCTGCAAAATGATCCAGCTCGATGCATAGAAGACCATAAACTGAACGCCTGCCCCAATACCAAGAATTCGGTTCAGTAATCCCCCTACCATGGCAACCGTAAATGTCAGGACAATCCCTACCAATTGGGCTTCATGATACGCGAGTAAACAAGCAAGCCCAATAAACATAGCCACAATGGCTTCCTGGCTGACAAATTTCAATACAATGACGGATGCTTTACGGGCATAGTTCATTGAAAACGGATAGGCAATCAGCGAAGCCACGGTAATCCCGATCAAACCGTATAGGAAAAAGTCGCCTGTCGTGAGATGTGTATGCAAATTGTTAATTGGATCAACTGTAAAGACGGGTGGCGCATTGAACAATGGGGATGCCGGACCCAAAGCTACTGGACTCAATGGAATTCCGAATGCTATTAACGGAATAATCGCTTCTGCTATGTACGTAGATTCTGTTACACCGTTCATTACGGTCAAGCTTGTTGTTGATTTTTTATAGGCGCCTTTCGTACGGGAACCCACAATTTCCCCCATTAAAGAAGTCATGCCAACCGGACTGAAGACAAATGTCAGGGAGGAGATGAAAGTGGTAACCGAAGTGAAGGCTGTTTGTCTCCCCGTCAAGATTTTAAACGGATTCGGAAAGTATCCTTTCCACGATTTTGTTTCAGGCGCCAAATGGTATTCATTCGGCTTCTCACGCACAATCGCCTTCTTCGCACTTGGAGATGCCGCAATGAAAATGTCAGAGAGCATGGGACCAATCGCGATGCCTAAGAAAAAGGTGATGGATAAATGCTTATCTAAAATCGAGAAACTTAATGTATCCAATCCCTTAATGAAGAAGGCGAATGGAATGATCGCCAGTATACTCGCCCACTTACCTTTAGAAAAGAAGGCAATCAGGAAGGCGGCAATTGTAAAAATCAGCCCCGAAGAGGACTTGAAAAAGTCTGCGAATTGGCCTAAAAATTGACCGAGCAGGACCGCTGTCGGCAAGGCAATAAACGCACCAATGATTCCGCCTGAAATCATTTTTCGCAACGCAATATGCGGCATGCCCATCCGCCTGAGTGTATTCGCGTGGTCAATCAGCGGTACGGCTGTCGTATCTCCGGGTATTCCCATTAAAGCAGTTGGAACCGCATGGGTTAAATGTTTGGATAACACCGCGGCCATGAAGAATGCAAATATGCCTTCTGGAGGTGCACCAAGAAGTATAACTAGAAGTGTTATCGGCACCATGATTGCTGTTTCATCTGTTCCCGAAATCAAACCGATCAGCGAAAAAACAATAGCGCCAACGATGGCAAATAATAGGGCAGTCAAAAAAATACTCATTGGTTGCCCTCCTTCTTAGTACGCGTTAAGTTGTCCAACACGCCAAGCTCATCTAGTTCCTTCTTCGTGATCGGGTCTTCTTCAATTAACCTGAGCTCCTCCTGCAGATCCAATTGCAAGTCTGCAAATACATCTGCCATGCTCGTTGCGGATAGTTCATCTTCCACTAAAATCCGTTTCGGTCGAAACAATAGCGAATTCAACACCAGTACCATGACCGTTCCTGCTATGCCAAGCAATAAAGAATACGAGTCCACCATACGTTCTTCCGCAAAAGAAGGTAATATGGCTTGTCCCAGTTTATAGCCTCCCAAGCTGACACCGACACTCAAAACTATAGATACAATCAATTGTCTTTCGGAAATCGTATCCCCCAATATTTCTACGAACGTGTTCCCCTTAGCTTCCCTCCGTTGGTTCATTACAAATCCTCCCCTTGGATTTCTTGAACGATTTGCAGAATGCGATCATATCTCACATCCTTCTCTTCTACTGCTTGTTGGACAACTCGATCAATGTCCGAATGTGCAGCACCTGCCATCACCGCGAGATTTTTAGCATGCAAACGCATATGCCCTGCCTGTATACCTTCTGAAGACAACGCCCGTAAGCTGGCAGCATTCTCCGCTAGTCCGACAGCGGCAATAATACCTGCGAGTTCATCAGATGTTGTAATCCCTAATATTTTCAGACAAGCCTTTGCGACCGGATGCGTTTTTGTTGCCCCGCCAATAATTCCAACTGCCATTGGCAATTCAATCGTTCCGACTAAATTTCCATCCTCATTCATTTCCCAAGTTGTTAGAGATCGATAGCTGCCTGAACGTGCTGCATAGGCGTGCGCACCTGCTTCAACTGCTCTGGTATCGTTGCCCGTTGCCAGCACAACTGAAGAGATGCCATTCATCACCCCTTTATTATGTGTCGCAGCTCTGTAGGGATCTGCATCCGCAAACTCGAAAGCGCTTACAATGTTCTTGACGATTTCCACTCCACCAAGTGCTTGTGCATCAAACACCCCTCTAGCCCTAGCGAGCCTCTTATCTGCCAGGTTCGAAATAATCCGCAAGACAACCCGTCCGCCCGTGATTTTCTCGATTAAGGGCGAAACGTACTCAGCCATCGTATTGACCGCATTGGCTCCCATTGCATCTTTTGTGTCAACGAGCAAGTGGATGACTACAATGGTCTCTTTTCTTGTGTTGACCAGATGGACCTCAAGATCTTTCACTCCTCCTCCAAGCTGGACAAGTGTAGGATCTTTCTCATTGCATCGATTCATGATTTCCTCTTTATTTTCCAAAATTCTTGATCTGGCGGCGAATGGATCAATACAATCCAAGACTTGTACCTGCCCTCTCATGATGGTCCCGCTTGTAGACGTATGGAAACCACCCAAGTCATATGCTGCTCTTGCTGCATTGCTCGCAGCCGCTATGACGGAAGGCTCTTCTGTTGCCATCGGAATGAACACATCTTTACCATTCACCTTAAAATTGGAGGCCACGCCTAATGGAATGCTAAATTGCCCAATAACATTTTCGACCATGGCATCCGCTGTTTCCATCGGAAATGGCTGCTTTCCGGATAAGAGTGATTTCTCTTCCTCCGTTAATCCCCGACCATGCGTGGCTAATTCTAATCTCTCGTTAATTGATAGTTGATAGAATCCTTTAACCCTTGATCTGTTCACAAACATTCCTCCCTTTATGTAATATAATTCAACAAAGTTGAATCGTATTACACTTTCACTATAAAGGAAAGGAGTTGTTTTGTAAATTAACTATTCAAATTTATCGCATCAGATTCTATTCCTCTTCTATATATATGGTAAGAACCATAGCAGTCTCAATACTGCTTGCTAAAAAGATATGTGGTCTTTTCCCCGAAAAGTAAGCTGAATCTCCCTTATCCAGTTCATATTTAATCCCATCATATAGAAGTGTGATAGAACCCGACAAAACAAAAATGAATTCATCATTAGTATGTATATAAGGTTTGATTGAAACAGCCTCGGGAAGTACGGTTACAATCGTCGGACTGATGACGCTCATTCCCACTTTATTCGCAAGCAATTCATAATCATAGCCAATGCCATTATCCTCTTTCCCTATTTCACGATTCTCTTTTCGCACAATCGTCAGTTCTCCGTGTTCTTCTTGTTCAATGAACCAAGATGTAGGACTATCCAAGGCTTTCGCAATCTTGGACAGGGTAACCAAGGCAGGTGTAGTAAGGCCATTTTCAATTTTAGATATATGGCTCTTAGTAATCCCAGCTAGATCAGCAACTTCTTGTTGCGTCATTTTCTTTTTTAAGCGGATGTTTTTAATCCTCTTGCCAATCTCATTCTTCTCCACTAGCATTTCACCTCAACGTGTTAATTCATTCCTTATACATATTATAAGGAGACTACCTGTTTATCTCCAGTTCCTGACTAATTTTCATGTCCAGCCATCCAATACTTAAACTTCAGCCGCCTTTGTAACGTGCTGTTCACCTTCCGTTCATATTAAGCCTTTATACTAATTCAATCATTATTTCATGGAGGTGCGACAAATGAAAACGAAAACGGCACAGGCAGCCAGTACGTTAGGTTTTGTCATTCTACTGATTGGTGTGTTCATGGCTGCGCTGGATAACGGAATCATCAGTGCAGCATTGACAACGATCAACTCATCGTTCGATGTGTCTGCTACATCCGGAGCCTGGGGCATCACACTTTACACGCTCGGTCTTGCCGTAGCGACTCCAATTGTCGGAAAGCTGGCAGACCGATATGGCCGAAAGAAGTTGTTCCTTATTGAAGTTATCATCTTCACGGTCGGTTCATTGGGCGTGGCGCTGAGTCCGAATTTCTCTTTATTCTTGGCGGCGCGTTTATTCCAGGCGTTTGGCGGTGGCGGGATTTTTATTATCGCCAGCTCCCATGTACTGAGTACATTTGCAAAAGAGAAGCAAGGGAGCAAGCTTGGATTGCTCGGAGCAATGAATGGGATCGCTTCCGTCATCGGTCCGAATATAGGCAGCTTCCTCATTGATTTGACCGGCAATTGGCATTGGCTTTTCCTGATCAATGTTCCGATCGGCGTCCTGCTAGTCGTCTTCGGTTGGATTTCCTTGCAGGAAACAAAAACGGCGGTGCTGTCGAAAATCGATTTTCTCGGCATTTCCCTATTATCTTTTTCCATCTTGAGTGTAATGTTTGCCGTGAACAATCTTGGAGAGGGCAACTTGCTCGATAGTCTTCTCGGCTGGGGTACGCTCGGTTTATTGCTGCTTGGCGTTGCCCTTTTCGCTATACTGATCTTTGTTGAAAAACGCAATGAGGCAAAGCATGTCGATCCGATTTTGCCTTATCATTTATTGCGCAAGCCAACGTATACCATGACGATGATTATGGGGGCGCTGTCCGGGTTATTCATTGGCGCGGTCATCTTCATCCCTTCTTATGCAGAACAGATTCTTGGCATCCCTGCGGCGAAATCGGGATATTGGATGACGCCACTTGCTCTTGCGTCAGGCATCGGTGCGGCAGGAGGCGGTTTCTTTGTCGATAAGCAAGGTCCTGTGAAGACGCTCGTCCTCTCAGGCATTATTTCTATCATCGGATTCGGGGGGCTCGGCCTTTTTGTTGATTCAAAGCTGACGTTTATCCTCTTCTCTGTTATTGCGGGAATTGGATTTGGTTTTGTTCTTGGCGCGCCATTGACTGTCCTGACTTCAAACGCAGCAGGCACCCAAAAAGGTTCGGCGATCGGCACGCTGTCCGTCGCGCGTCAAATCGGTCTGACGATCTCCCCTACCATTTTTGCGGCATTCATCCAACAGGGCTTCAGCAAATTAGGCACGCTTATTCCTGAGAAGTTAAAGGCGCATGGGATCGATCCGGCTGCCATGCCGAGCGATGCCATGGAGTCCGTCAATGGCGGCGGGTATGCGAATATCCAGGAGAACATCGACAAAATCCCGGTGCAGGGCGTCCGGGATGCACTGAATGAAGCATACCAAAGCGCTGTCCATTCAGCGTATGAGCCGATTTACTTAACGTCCGCTGGGGCAGCTCTCATAATGATTTTGATTGCTTTGATCTTCAGCAAGAAGTTCGCAAAAGATGCAAATGAGCATCCTGCTGAATAAAGAAAAAAAGGGAATGGGGCTCAGTTCATTGAAGAGCCCTATTCCCTTTTTCTCCATCCCATATTGAACTCTTTCTTAAAAAGAAGTTTAAGATTCTGTGTAGAGGATATACAAAGAATGGCAGCAAAATACATCAAACAAGGAGAGATTCGATTATGGCAAAAGATCAAAACAACCGAGACAACCATGGTAAAATGTCCCTTGAAGAAGCTGGCCGTAAAGGCGGGGAAGAAACAGCTAGAACTCACGGTCATGAATTTTACGAGGAAATCGGCAAAAAAGGCGGCGAAGCACGCGCCCGTCAAAATGATGAGCTTAAGAAAGACAACAATAAATAATGCAGGATCGAAAAACAGACAAAGGGACTCAGCCTTTGTCTGTTTTATCGTTTCGAACGTCTCACCTTACATAAAATAAACCACCGTTAATGACATCTACCTTAATCTTCGTCTCGTATTGCTCCTCAATGGCCTTCTTTTCCATCTCATAGCTTTCAGGACGTTCCTCGATATCCTTGTAAAA harbors:
- a CDS encoding MFS transporter, whose amino-acid sequence is MKTKTAQAASTLGFVILLIGVFMAALDNGIISAALTTINSSFDVSATSGAWGITLYTLGLAVATPIVGKLADRYGRKKLFLIEVIIFTVGSLGVALSPNFSLFLAARLFQAFGGGGIFIIASSHVLSTFAKEKQGSKLGLLGAMNGIASVIGPNIGSFLIDLTGNWHWLFLINVPIGVLLVVFGWISLQETKTAVLSKIDFLGISLLSFSILSVMFAVNNLGEGNLLDSLLGWGTLGLLLLGVALFAILIFVEKRNEAKHVDPILPYHLLRKPTYTMTMIMGALSGLFIGAVIFIPSYAEQILGIPAAKSGYWMTPLALASGIGAAGGGFFVDKQGPVKTLVLSGIISIIGFGGLGLFVDSKLTFILFSVIAGIGFGFVLGAPLTVLTSNAAGTQKGSAIGTLSVARQIGLTISPTIFAAFIQQGFSKLGTLIPEKLKAHGIDPAAMPSDAMESVNGGGYANIQENIDKIPVQGVRDALNEAYQSAVHSAYEPIYLTSAGAALIMILIALIFSKKFAKDANEHPAE
- a CDS encoding KGG domain-containing protein; amino-acid sequence: MAKDQNNRDNHGKMSLEEAGRKGGEETARTHGHEFYEEIGKKGGEARARQNDELKKDNNK
- a CDS encoding hydroxymethylglutaryl-CoA reductase, degradative, encoding MFVNRSRVKGFYQLSINERLELATHGRGLTEEEKSLLSGKQPFPMETADAMVENVIGQFSIPLGVASNFKVNGKDVFIPMATEEPSVIAAASNAARAAYDLGGFHTSTSGTIMRGQVQVLDCIDPFAARSRILENKEEIMNRCNEKDPTLVQLGGGVKDLEVHLVNTRKETIVVIHLLVDTKDAMGANAVNTMAEYVSPLIEKITGGRVVLRIISNLADKRLARARGVFDAQALGGVEIVKNIVSAFEFADADPYRAATHNKGVMNGISSVVLATGNDTRAVEAGAHAYAARSGSYRSLTTWEMNEDGNLVGTIELPMAVGIIGGATKTHPVAKACLKILGITTSDELAGIIAAVGLAENAASLRALSSEGIQAGHMRLHAKNLAVMAGAAHSDIDRVVQQAVEEKDVRYDRILQIVQEIQGEDL
- a CDS encoding helix-turn-helix domain-containing protein, yielding MEKNEIGKRIKNIRLKKKMTQQEVADLAGITKSHISKIENGLTTPALVTLSKIAKALDSPTSWFIEQEEHGELTIVRKENREIGKEDNGIGYDYELLANKVGMSVISPTIVTVLPEAVSIKPYIHTNDEFIFVLSGSITLLYDGIKYELDKGDSAYFSGKRPHIFLASSIETAMVLTIYIEEE